From the genome of Arthrobacter sp. SLBN-122:
CGGTTCCGTCGCGGAAGATGAACATGTCCCGCTCCGGGCTTCCTGCCGGCGCGGCAACGGCTGCCTGGAACGCGGGATGCTGGTCGGAGCAGTGGTTGGGCACCAGGTCCACAATCACCCGCAGGCCCAGCCGGTGCGATTCAGCCATCATGACGTCGAAGTCACCGAGCGTTCCGAAAATCGGATCCACGTCGCAGTAGTCGCTGACGTCGTAGCCTGCGTCGCGCTGGGGGGAACGGTAGAAGGGTGAGAGCCAAACGGCATCGACACCCAGGTCTGCAAGGTGCGGCAGTTCCTCGGTGATTCCCGCAAGGTCTCCCACGCCGTCGCCGTTCAGGTCCCGGAACGACCGGGGATACACCTGGTAGATCACTGCGGAGCGCCACCAGCCGGGGGCATTGTCGGCAGCATGGATGAGCGTCAGGGGACCGGCAGCAGTGGAAGTGGCCTGGGTCACAGTATCGACAGACATGAGAGTCAGCATAGCGTTGGCGGCGCCTTAATGGAAACGCTTCCATTCAGCGTTACGGACATAGCTCCGCCGCCTTCCTGGTGAGGAAGTCAGCGAACTGGAAGCGGTTGCAGGAAAGGGCATCCAGGGGTCCAGCGGGCAGCACGTCCTAAACTGGGGAGATATGTCCGACGACGGGTGGAGGCTTTGTGGGAAGCATCGTTGATGAGCTGGATGCCATCCTGGCGCAGGGGCAGGTGGACGTCGGCGAGGTCTCGCTCCGGCGGTACGCCATCGACCAGGCACCAGTCGTCGATTTCCAGCTTCCCCTGGCGGTAGTGTTCCCGGAATCAGTTGCCGACGTCCAGGCAGTGGTAAAGGCCTGTGCCGGCAGTGGTGTGGCAATTGTCGCCCGGGGCGCAGGCACTGGAGTATCCGGCGGGGCCCATGCCACCAGGAACTGCATCATCCTCTCGCTGGAGCGGATGAACCGGATCCTCGCCTTGAATCCCGACGACGAGACTGCCGTGGTGGAGCCCGGAGTGGTCAATGCCGTCCTCAATGAGGCCGTTGCAGCGCATGGGCTCATGTACGCTCCGGATCCGGCCAGTTTCCGAAGCTCCACCCTCGGCGGCAACGTCGCCACCAACGCCGGCGGCCTGCGCTGTGCCAAATATGGGGTCACCAGGGATTCGGTCCTGGCGCTGGACGTCGTCCTGGCCGACGGATCCCTCATCCACACAGGCCACCAAACCTTCAAAGGCGTGGCGGGCTACGACCTCACGGGCCTTTTCGTGGGGTCTGAAGGAACCCTGGGCGTCGTCGTCGGAATTACCGTGCGGCTGAAGTACCTGCCCCGGGAAGTCCACACCGTGGCCGCCTTCTACCCGGACTTCAGGAGCGCCGCAGCAGGGGTCCTGGCCGTAGGCAAGGCGCGGGTCCAGCCCGCCATCATGGAACTGCTCGACGGCGGCACCCTGGCCCAGCTGGACGACATCCACGGCTCCGACCTCACCTCCCGCGGAAGATCATTGCTGCTGATCCAGACGGACGGGTTCGGGGCCGCCGCCGAGGCGGAGGTGGTGCGCCAGGTCCTCCGTGAAGGCGGGGCAACTGTCAGCACGGAGGCAAGTGCCGAGGCGGAGAGGCTGGTGGAACTCCGCCGGCACAGCAGGGGGACAGAGGTGGACGACGAATACCGCGTCGGCGAGGATGTGGCTGTTCCCCGGTCCCGGCTGGTGGACTACGTCGCGGAGCTCGAAGCCATGGCCGCCAGGCAGCAGGTGCACCTCAAGGTGGTGGCCCACGCCGGTGACGGCAACCTCCACCCCACCTTCTGGATCGACCGGCAGGGGGCAAGCGTGGACTCCGCGGCGATGCAGCGGCTGCAGGTGGCGCTGGACGAGTCCATCACCGCGGCCCTGGCCATGGGCGGCACCATCACCGGCGAGCATGGTGTGGGGCAGTACAAGCTCCGGTGGCTGGGCCAGGAGCAGCCGGA
Proteins encoded in this window:
- a CDS encoding FAD-binding oxidoreductase, with product MGSIVDELDAILAQGQVDVGEVSLRRYAIDQAPVVDFQLPLAVVFPESVADVQAVVKACAGSGVAIVARGAGTGVSGGAHATRNCIILSLERMNRILALNPDDETAVVEPGVVNAVLNEAVAAHGLMYAPDPASFRSSTLGGNVATNAGGLRCAKYGVTRDSVLALDVVLADGSLIHTGHQTFKGVAGYDLTGLFVGSEGTLGVVVGITVRLKYLPREVHTVAAFYPDFRSAAAGVLAVGKARVQPAIMELLDGGTLAQLDDIHGSDLTSRGRSLLLIQTDGFGAAAEAEVVRQVLREGGATVSTEASAEAERLVELRRHSRGTEVDDEYRVGEDVAVPRSRLVDYVAELEAMAARQQVHLKVVAHAGDGNLHPTFWIDRQGASVDSAAMQRLQVALDESITAALAMGGTITGEHGVGQYKLRWLGQEQPEPVRELQRRIKDLFDPAGILNPGKAI